The proteins below are encoded in one region of Sulfolobus sp. A20:
- a CDS encoding M20 family metallopeptidase: MKTLEVKILEDLVSFRTVNPPGREYDRMASYLKDLLENIGFKVELIEIPEEFLEKHYIYSPLHRGHKRVIIYARNDENPILHFNAHYDVVPPGNGWESDPFKMKVVNGVAYGRGVSDMKGGIVSIYQALSINNDIPMEISFVPDEESGGIGSKFLTENRGIRAKYTIIAEPSFPNIYVGHYGIIRGLIKVKGKQVHASMSHEGKNAFILASKLALTIDEEYRKVIKSKEVKDFPLSLNLGGYTINSSESDGIVPGEFSFSFYRTTLPNEENVEEEIKETVRDIAKRLNVEYEMNVKSFVKGYELNKDSKLVKLAEDCVLRKIGVNPQKLVSAIRFDAIFFSKFSEVINIGPGKEAHNPNESIELKNIHKVSEIYECIMNDLRNET, translated from the coding sequence TTGAAGACTTTAGAGGTAAAGATTTTAGAGGATTTAGTCTCATTTAGGACAGTTAACCCTCCTGGAAGAGAATATGATAGGATGGCTTCATATCTAAAAGATCTTCTAGAAAACATAGGTTTTAAAGTAGAATTAATTGAAATTCCAGAAGAATTTTTAGAAAAACATTATATTTATTCTCCTTTACATAGAGGTCACAAGAGAGTTATAATTTACGCTAGAAATGATGAAAATCCAATACTACACTTCAACGCACATTATGATGTAGTACCTCCAGGTAATGGATGGGAGAGTGACCCCTTTAAGATGAAGGTAGTCAATGGCGTAGCATACGGTAGGGGGGTCTCTGACATGAAGGGTGGTATTGTAAGTATTTATCAAGCCCTCTCTATAAATAACGATATTCCCATGGAAATATCCTTTGTGCCTGATGAAGAAAGTGGTGGAATAGGTTCTAAGTTTTTAACAGAAAATAGAGGGATAAGAGCTAAATACACTATCATAGCTGAGCCAAGCTTTCCTAATATATACGTTGGACATTATGGTATCATCAGAGGTTTGATTAAGGTTAAGGGTAAACAAGTCCACGCTAGTATGTCCCATGAAGGAAAAAACGCTTTTATATTAGCCTCTAAACTGGCTTTAACTATAGATGAGGAGTATAGGAAAGTAATTAAAAGTAAAGAAGTCAAGGATTTTCCTTTGTCCTTAAACTTAGGAGGATATACTATTAACTCCAGTGAGAGTGACGGTATTGTGCCAGGGGAATTTTCATTTAGCTTTTATAGAACTACATTGCCTAATGAAGAGAATGTTGAAGAGGAGATAAAGGAAACAGTTAGAGATATCGCTAAGAGGTTAAACGTTGAGTATGAGATGAACGTGAAATCATTTGTTAAGGGCTACGAGTTAAACAAAGATTCTAAATTAGTGAAACTAGCTGAGGACTGTGTTCTAAGAAAAATAGGAGTGAATCCTCAAAAATTAGTTTCGGCAATAAGGTTTGACGCTATCTTCTTCAGCAAGTTTTCTGAAGTCATAAATATAGGACCCGGTAAAGAGGCTCATAACCCTAACGAGTCTATTGAACTAAAGAACATTCATAAGGTAAGTGAGATTTATGAATGTATTATGAATGATCTGAGGAATGAGACATAA
- a CDS encoding DUF1177 domain-containing protein, with the protein MMLKTLMEVIDILESKDPVDKIREKLKGRIDHYEEKQLGKVTYIKCLYKGKKGRERVEILGRLGAIQMSQEKGLVSDADGAIISLTVLFELLNLREKGIELDIDVSFVTNISLDAKLIPHEPFNFMVPLVGLDEALKEEVDNEANLILSIDSTKGNRIAKYDDFAITHVIKDGYILKVKDDLIDIYNRVTGHEVYFVPLTTGDLTPMEYNVYHISTLVSPWLYSSSPLIGIATVSKQVIPGYVTGVLNIEMLEHASRFCLEVLKYVEKGGRVYEESELKELKEKLGESNLMRLKKS; encoded by the coding sequence ATGATGCTGAAGACGTTAATGGAAGTAATTGACATTTTAGAGTCTAAAGATCCAGTAGATAAGATTAGAGAGAAATTGAAGGGAAGGATAGATCACTACGAGGAGAAACAATTAGGCAAGGTCACTTACATAAAGTGCCTATATAAGGGTAAAAAAGGGAGGGAGAGAGTGGAAATCTTAGGTAGGTTAGGGGCAATACAGATGAGCCAAGAGAAGGGTTTAGTATCTGATGCCGATGGGGCAATAATAAGCTTAACAGTCCTATTCGAATTACTAAATCTAAGGGAAAAGGGAATTGAATTAGACATTGATGTCTCGTTCGTGACAAACATATCTTTAGATGCTAAGTTGATTCCTCATGAGCCCTTTAACTTCATGGTACCATTAGTAGGCTTAGATGAAGCCCTAAAAGAGGAGGTAGATAATGAGGCTAATCTGATATTATCTATAGACTCAACAAAGGGAAATAGGATAGCTAAGTATGATGATTTCGCCATAACCCATGTGATAAAAGATGGATATATTCTGAAGGTAAAGGACGATTTAATAGACATTTATAATAGGGTTACTGGGCATGAGGTATATTTCGTCCCCTTAACCACAGGGGACTTGACTCCAATGGAATATAACGTTTATCACATAAGTACGTTAGTCTCACCTTGGCTATATTCTAGTTCTCCTCTAATAGGAATTGCTACTGTGTCAAAACAAGTTATTCCGGGTTATGTAACCGGTGTTTTAAATATTGAAATGTTAGAACACGCTTCTAGGTTTTGCTTAGAAGTACTTAAATATGTAGAGAAGGGAGGAAGAGTTTACGAGGAGAGTGAATTAAAAGAGTTGAAGGAAAAGTTAGGAGAGTCAAACCTTATGAGGTTGAAGAAGAGTTGA
- a CDS encoding FAD-binding oxidoreductase, with amino-acid sequence MEVEIAIKAFEKEFGKKFITDNKILEEESRAPYLVSPILSKMGKKVIGVIMAEDEDDISNAVRLCDIYRIPLLARGAGTSTIGQVLPISPSTIVLDINKMKEVIELDDNWVRVTPSVKVLKALQYLRKRGKELRVYPSSFYISTLGGYIAGGDVGIGSFQYGYHFDNGGINSIKVIGPTGKYELKGKDTLAIAQAAGTTGIISSAELAIVDYEDWKDQLITFNDVEEVSKYLKKMGEYRDKIRRITIEDKGALSLVAKDRLDKIGEWNVIVASTLSLGEEVNMRFLDELAFAAIYVTMSRLTSFKEYFYEVRLLPLESFSRIVKQVKEALGSKVLIHGDVMTLRGEIIIYTVFISDKSNFDVIDNIMLKEGIPFEIHSIEVNYRVDEEFRLDLMKKFKKMIDPHNILNPGKLIV; translated from the coding sequence ATGGAAGTTGAGATCGCTATTAAGGCTTTTGAAAAGGAGTTCGGTAAAAAATTTATTACTGACAATAAAATTCTGGAAGAAGAGTCTAGGGCTCCTTATTTAGTTTCTCCAATTTTGTCAAAAATGGGTAAAAAAGTAATAGGAGTCATTATGGCAGAGGATGAGGATGACATATCTAATGCCGTAAGGCTATGTGATATATATCGTATACCACTATTAGCTAGGGGAGCTGGGACTAGTACTATAGGACAAGTCTTACCTATTTCACCTTCTACCATAGTGTTAGATATTAACAAAATGAAGGAAGTAATAGAGCTAGATGATAATTGGGTAAGAGTAACTCCTAGTGTGAAAGTATTGAAGGCATTACAGTACTTGAGAAAGAGGGGAAAAGAGTTGAGAGTTTATCCCAGTAGTTTTTACATATCCACCTTGGGAGGATATATAGCTGGAGGAGACGTAGGAATAGGCTCATTTCAATATGGCTATCACTTCGATAATGGAGGAATAAATTCGATAAAAGTTATAGGACCTACTGGAAAATATGAGCTAAAAGGTAAGGATACCTTAGCAATAGCCCAAGCTGCAGGAACAACTGGTATAATTTCCTCAGCGGAATTGGCAATAGTAGATTACGAGGACTGGAAGGATCAACTAATAACCTTCAATGATGTAGAAGAAGTCTCAAAGTACTTGAAGAAAATGGGAGAGTATAGAGATAAGATTAGGAGAATTACGATAGAAGATAAGGGGGCACTTTCACTGGTAGCTAAAGATAGGTTAGATAAGATAGGTGAATGGAACGTAATAGTTGCGAGTACTTTAAGCTTAGGAGAGGAGGTCAACATGAGGTTTTTAGATGAATTAGCATTTGCAGCAATTTACGTTACAATGAGTAGATTAACTAGTTTTAAAGAGTACTTCTACGAGGTTAGATTGTTACCCTTAGAGAGCTTCTCTAGAATCGTAAAGCAGGTCAAGGAGGCTTTGGGCAGTAAAGTCTTGATTCATGGGGATGTGATGACTTTGAGAGGAGAGATAATAATTTACACCGTATTTATATCTGATAAGAGTAATTTCGACGTAATCGACAACATAATGTTAAAGGAAGGGATTCCATTTGAAATTCATTCTATAGAAGTAAATTATAGGGTAGATGAGGAGTTCAGATTGGACTTAATGAAGAAGTTCAAGAAGATGATAGACCCTCATAACATACTAAATCCGGGGAAGCTGATAGTATGA
- a CDS encoding helix-turn-helix domain-containing protein, translating to MKTLYNVKFTIMHEGCWTESVNIKVKTIKIDEYNSKKVRVIIASPINLVKNLENADNVYEIIKFRKLGDGYLIEFVEDRSNSISGKILELSDKVLSYENVVERNTETWNLVVTNKKVLDDFNEKFKINPIQVKKVGINDILGNRLTEKEMNVLRTAMMMGYLDYPRKVKAKDVAEVLGISKQDFLYHLRNALNKIVLSSF from the coding sequence ATGAAAACATTATATAACGTTAAGTTTACAATAATGCACGAAGGATGTTGGACAGAAAGTGTTAACATTAAAGTTAAGACCATTAAAATTGATGAGTATAATTCCAAGAAAGTCAGAGTTATAATAGCATCTCCAATAAATTTGGTCAAAAACTTAGAAAATGCGGATAACGTTTATGAAATTATTAAGTTCAGAAAGCTTGGTGATGGTTATTTAATAGAATTTGTTGAAGATAGGAGCAATAGTATATCTGGAAAGATTTTAGAGTTGAGTGATAAGGTCTTATCTTATGAGAACGTGGTTGAGAGAAATACTGAGACGTGGAATTTAGTAGTTACTAACAAAAAGGTTTTAGATGATTTTAACGAGAAGTTTAAAATAAACCCTATACAAGTCAAGAAAGTAGGGATAAATGATATCCTAGGAAATAGACTAACTGAGAAGGAGATGAACGTGTTAAGGACCGCAATGATGATGGGTTATTTAGATTATCCTAGAAAAGTAAAAGCTAAGGATGTAGCTGAAGTTTTAGGAATTTCTAAACAAGATTTCTTATATCATTTAAGGAATGCGTTAAATAAGATCGTTTTATCCTCTTTTTGA
- a CDS encoding APC family permease has product MDERKGLKRDVLGTWLVASYGIAANAPIAVATLYFVGIAGLAGGSMPLVTILSYLIYATTLVVVYEWSKNIAASYGYVAMIKKGLNSSLASFMVGYGYIYQYLVAGAAGFGILGVASFLYLVYPSIQTTMPWLWAVIAIIVTVETTMIMYLGVKPGGMINLIIGLISIIFLVITSIILIVIAGSKNTLSPFTAQPVNGNWVLILTSMIFGITTFGGATTPIGVAEEAKIPKKTLPKALLIEFLLLGFGLILNAYAQTVVYGVDKMFDYASLPDPMIIIYSKYFPTAVVILLIVLVAFMFNSSTIAFATSASRMVYGMSRDNVLYPKTFSKINKYGVPGNAIILIGAIAGTLSLISGYILGPLEASIFLITFGSFYVAFGHLFAAIGLMKYKISMKEKLNLLKHIVVPIISALVYILTIYFGTYPAPAFPLNIAVYLAWAVLFIHGLVYYILKKKNPEIMKKFGDFSL; this is encoded by the coding sequence ATGGACGAAAGAAAAGGATTAAAGAGGGACGTTTTAGGTACATGGCTAGTTGCTAGTTATGGAATAGCAGCAAATGCACCTATTGCAGTAGCTACGTTATATTTTGTAGGTATAGCTGGTTTGGCAGGTGGATCAATGCCTTTAGTCACTATACTCTCCTATTTAATTTATGCAACTACTTTAGTAGTAGTCTATGAGTGGAGTAAAAATATAGCAGCTTCCTATGGCTACGTGGCAATGATAAAGAAAGGATTAAACAGTAGTTTAGCCTCATTCATGGTTGGGTATGGATACATTTACCAATATTTGGTTGCAGGTGCAGCAGGGTTTGGAATATTAGGAGTAGCATCATTTCTTTACCTAGTCTATCCCTCAATACAGACCACTATGCCTTGGTTATGGGCAGTTATAGCAATAATAGTCACAGTGGAAACTACAATGATTATGTATCTTGGAGTTAAGCCAGGTGGAATGATAAATTTAATAATAGGTTTAATTTCAATAATTTTCTTAGTTATCACATCCATTATCTTAATAGTGATTGCGGGAAGTAAAAATACCCTATCACCATTTACAGCCCAACCGGTTAATGGAAACTGGGTTCTAATCTTAACTTCAATGATATTTGGGATAACGACCTTTGGAGGTGCTACCACACCAATAGGAGTAGCTGAGGAAGCAAAGATACCTAAAAAGACTTTACCTAAAGCGTTATTAATAGAATTTTTATTATTGGGTTTTGGACTTATACTAAATGCTTACGCTCAAACTGTCGTATATGGAGTTGATAAAATGTTTGATTACGCTAGTTTACCAGATCCTATGATAATAATTTATAGTAAATACTTTCCTACAGCAGTTGTAATACTTCTCATTGTATTGGTAGCGTTTATGTTCAACTCATCAACTATCGCCTTTGCGACAAGTGCAAGTAGAATGGTCTATGGTATGTCACGGGATAACGTCCTCTATCCTAAGACCTTCTCTAAAATAAATAAGTATGGTGTACCGGGAAATGCGATAATACTAATAGGCGCAATTGCCGGAACCTTAAGCTTAATTAGCGGTTATATATTAGGTCCACTTGAGGCTAGTATATTCCTCATCACTTTTGGATCATTCTATGTAGCATTCGGTCATTTGTTCGCAGCAATTGGATTGATGAAGTATAAAATTAGTATGAAAGAGAAATTAAACTTGTTAAAACATATCGTAGTTCCTATAATATCGGCATTAGTATATATTTTGACGATATACTTTGGAACTTATCCAGCTCCAGCCTTTCCATTAAATATCGCAGTTTATTTAGCTTGGGCTGTACTATTTATACACGGTCTAGTGTACTATATATTAAAGAAAAAGAACCCCGAGATTATGAAGAAGTTCGGTGATTTCAGTTTATGA
- a CDS encoding DUF58 domain-containing protein → MKELNKTIIILSILPIFMALVLVMTTSKWYIIAILFPLFIIFLALNLDERPLIHISVSVEKNVIYVGDELKVKVNVNLEKGFGLIIFRSPPIPKTQMAEGFELVKGTNVHVIFKGFKRVNKDFEYTLKALKRGVYPLDKVEYTFYHPFGAHEIIKDSINIKEEVKVLPKIKIIYRIPNNIKPKEAFPRFSPSKVGPYSTDFKSIRKYEIGDPYKFINWKATARNPGNELMINEYEREGVRSIIILLDRSWMMRFGTEVENSLEYGISLILSLSKVLLRQGYNVGLWTIPSGEKVIPSSDSDQYYRLMSALMRVRGYPAYTGVIDKSVLKAWSSMKPIMIIVTNLMENNLAYLSSVFSNKRVIIVDIIPDNILLKNVVEGNPCNEWFIRDKKELIYEKLPSNAKVVSWDPVCESIGKVVAKISKYMADL, encoded by the coding sequence ATGAAGGAACTAAACAAGACTATTATCATTCTTTCAATACTACCAATATTCATGGCGTTAGTTCTAGTAATGACTACCTCTAAATGGTATATAATCGCAATACTTTTCCCTTTATTTATAATTTTCCTAGCCCTAAATCTAGATGAGAGACCGCTAATACATATTTCAGTAAGCGTTGAAAAAAATGTTATCTACGTGGGAGATGAGTTAAAAGTCAAGGTCAATGTAAACTTGGAAAAAGGATTTGGATTAATAATCTTTAGATCACCTCCCATACCAAAGACTCAAATGGCTGAAGGCTTTGAACTCGTTAAAGGTACGAACGTTCACGTAATATTTAAGGGATTTAAAAGGGTTAATAAGGACTTTGAATATACTTTGAAGGCGTTAAAGAGAGGGGTTTATCCATTAGATAAAGTTGAATATACTTTTTATCATCCCTTTGGTGCTCATGAAATAATCAAGGATTCTATCAACATAAAAGAAGAAGTAAAAGTATTGCCTAAAATAAAGATAATTTATAGAATACCCAACAACATTAAGCCTAAGGAAGCCTTCCCTAGATTTTCCCCATCAAAAGTCGGACCTTATTCAACTGACTTTAAGTCAATAAGGAAATATGAAATAGGAGATCCCTATAAGTTCATTAACTGGAAGGCAACGGCGAGAAATCCTGGGAACGAGTTAATGATCAATGAATACGAAAGGGAAGGAGTTAGAAGTATTATCATATTATTAGATAGAAGTTGGATGATGAGGTTCGGAACTGAGGTCGAGAACTCACTAGAGTATGGAATATCTCTTATCCTCTCTTTAAGTAAGGTATTATTGAGGCAAGGTTATAACGTTGGCTTATGGACTATTCCTTCTGGGGAGAAAGTAATTCCGAGTTCTGATTCGGACCAATATTATAGATTAATGAGTGCTCTAATGAGAGTAAGAGGATACCCAGCTTATACGGGAGTAATTGATAAGAGTGTATTAAAAGCGTGGAGTTCAATGAAACCAATAATGATCATAGTCACAAATCTAATGGAAAACAACTTAGCTTACTTGTCTAGCGTTTTTTCTAATAAAAGAGTAATTATAGTTGATATAATACCAGATAATATATTACTAAAAAACGTAGTAGAGGGAAATCCTTGTAACGAGTGGTTTATAAGAGATAAGAAAGAGCTAATTTATGAGAAGTTGCCAAGTAATGCAAAAGTAGTAAGCTGGGATCCAGTCTGTGAGAGTATCGGTAAGGTTGTAGCTAAGATATCAAAGTACATGGCTGATTTATGA